A window of the Diceros bicornis minor isolate mBicDic1 chromosome 30, mDicBic1.mat.cur, whole genome shotgun sequence genome harbors these coding sequences:
- the LOC131394594 gene encoding olfactory receptor 7D4-like produces MEAGNHTEVSEFLLLGLSEDPELQPLLFGVLLSMYLVTVLGNVLIILTIISDSHLHTPMYFFLSNLSFVDIGFTSTTVPKMLVNIQAQRKDISYTGCFTQVYFFMIFALLDCFLLTVMAYDRFVAICHPLHYTVIMNPRLCGLLILMCWFIIFWVSLLHILLLRQLTFCIGTEIPHFFCELAQVLKLACSDTLINNIAMYVATALLGVFPFTGILFSYTRIVSSITKISSSGGKYKAFSTCGSHLSSVSLLYGTGLGVYFSSAVTNSSHKSSIASVMYTVVTPMLNPFIYSLRNRDVKGALGRLLC; encoded by the coding sequence ATGGAAGCAGGAAACCACACAGAAGTATCAGAATTCCTCCTACTGGGCCTCTCAGAGGATCCTGAACTTCAACCCCTTCTCTTTGGAGTGTTGCTGTCCATGTACCTGGTCACAGTGCTTGGGAACGTCCTCATCATCTTGACCATCATCTCTGACTCCCACCTCCACACtcccatgtatttcttcctctccaacctGTCTTTTGTTGACATCGGCTTCACTTCCACCACAGTCCCGAAGATGCTGGTGAACATCCAGGCACAGAGAAAAGACATCTCCTACACAGGATGCTTCACTCAGGtctatttttttatgatttttgcttTACTGGATTGTTTCCTCCTGACTGTCATGGCCTATGACCGGTTTGTGGCCATCTGCCACCCGCTGCACTACACAGTCATCATGAACCCACGCCTCTGTGGCCTCCTGATTCTGATGTGCTGGTTTATCATTTTCTGGGTCTCCCTGCTTCATATTCTACTGTTGAGGCAGCTGACCTTCTGTATAGGTACTGAAATTCCACATTTCTTCTGTGAACTGGCTCAGGTTCTCAAATTAGCCTGCTCTGACACTCTAATCAATAACATTGCCATGTATGTGGCCACTGCCCTGCTGGGTGTATTTCCCTTCACTGGGATCCTCTTCTCTTACACTCGAATTGTCTCCTCTATAACGAAAATTTCCTCTTCAGGAggaaaatataaagcattttccACCTGTGGGTCTCACCTCTCTTCAGTCTCCTTGTTGTATGGGACAGGCCTGGGCGTCTATTTCAGTTCTGCCGTGACAAATTCTTCCCACAAAAGCTCGATTGCCTCAGTGATGTACACTGTGGTAACCCCCATGCTCAACCCCttcatctacagcctgaggaacagGGATGTGAAGGGGGCCCTGGGAAGGCTCCTCTGCTGA